A single Inediibacterium massiliense DNA region contains:
- the cas6 gene encoding CRISPR-associated endoribonuclease Cas6, producing MMFIELTVTVMLKKDIFFVESGYIIGKNINKAMLLDKDLKILHPRREYKYYIFNSFYPLEKNKTYIKGRVYVFKIRGLDCEYMEKFKRCLQKLESYDFEVISVATSEVKQKHINKLYSITPIIITKDNKPWLQGDDVEEFKKRLEANLEKKYKNFFGEDIDIQDKFIKSLEFKNKLPIYFKYKGIKLLGNKINVEIKDNDTAQKIAFMAMAIGMGEKNSSIGAGYCNAN from the coding sequence ATGATGTTTATAGAATTAACTGTAACAGTTATGTTGAAGAAAGATATATTTTTTGTAGAGAGTGGATACATAATTGGAAAAAATATAAATAAAGCTATGTTGTTGGATAAAGATTTAAAAATATTACATCCTAGAAGGGAATATAAGTATTATATTTTTAATAGTTTTTATCCTCTGGAGAAAAATAAAACTTATATAAAGGGAAGAGTATATGTATTTAAAATTAGAGGCCTAGATTGTGAATATATGGAAAAATTTAAAAGATGTTTACAAAAATTAGAAAGCTATGATTTTGAAGTTATTTCCGTTGCGACAAGTGAAGTAAAACAAAAGCATATTAATAAACTATATAGCATAACTCCTATCATTATCACTAAAGATAATAAACCATGGTTACAAGGAGACGATGTAGAGGAGTTTAAAAAACGTTTAGAAGCAAACTTGGAGAAAAAGTATAAAAATTTTTTTGGGGAAGATATAGACATTCAAGATAAATTTATAAAGAGTTTAGAGTTTAAAAATAAACTGCCAATATATTTTAAATACAAAGGCATAAAGCTTCTTGGCAATAAGATAAATGTAGAGATTAAAGACAATGATACAGCACAGAAGATTGCTTTTATGGCTATGGCTATTGGAATGGGAGAAAAAAATTCTTCTATTGGAGCAGGTTATTGCAATGCAAACTAA
- the ileS gene encoding isoleucine--tRNA ligase, translating into MEKFKALSDLSIADVQNNISNDWDKQDILHKCVETRKEGKPFIFYEGPPTANGRPGIHHVIARTLKDSVCRYKTMTGHQVKRKAGWDTHGLPVEIEVEKQLNLSNKQEIENYGMDKFNEKCRESVFSYERQWREMTRRMGYMIDLDNPYITLDNNYIESVWWILNKFFKEDYIYEGHKILPYCPRCGTGLASHEVAQGYKEIKSNTVIVAFKRKDVDEYFLVWTTTPWTLSSNVALAVHPGETYLKVKAQGNIYYVVSQLANKVLGEDYEVLEKLKGKDLEYMEYEQLMPFVEPDKKAFFVTVADYVTTDDGTGIVHIAPAFGEDDYQVGRKYNLPVIQPVDESGKYTTTPWEGKFVMDPEVDVDIIKWLHAEGKLFKKEKVAHNYPHCWRCSTPLLYYAKPSWYIEMTRLKDQLIENNNSVNWYPDYVGEKRFGNWLDNLNDWALSRNRYWGTPLNIWRCECGHTTSVGSRKELVEKAIENIDESIELHRPYVDDVHLKCEKCGGGMTRVTEVIDCWFDSGAMPYAQQHYPFENKENFDEELFPADFICEGIDQTRGWFYSLLAISTFVKGKSPYKNVLVNNLILDKEGRKMSKSKGNTVDPFKLFDQYGADVLRWYLLYVSPAWTPTRFDEDGLKEVQSKFFGTIKNVYNFFTLYANTDEINPKEFFVPYENRPELDQWILSKYNNLIKGVKAELAQFDLTKTVRKIQDFVSEDLSNWYIRRSRRRFWDTELSEDKKAVYNTTYEILVGISKLVAPFAPFLSEEIYKNLTGEVSVHLAYYPEVSEELINEKVEQRMDLVRDLVGLGRAAREKEKIKVRQPIQKIMIDGEYEELISDLVPLMQEELNVKDVVFEKELNQYMNYSLKPNFKVAGPIFGAKIKLLGKALGQMDASVVVPKLENGESIEALVDGETLEITKDHVLITIAAKTGFTVEMMNNLFVILDTTLTKELIDEGYAREFISKVQQMRKNNGYEMMDKIHIFFDGDDEITNAIEIHKDYIMSETLAEKIEKASDDTFEKQNLNGHDTGMKLERL; encoded by the coding sequence GTGGAAAAATTTAAAGCTTTGTCCGATTTATCCATTGCAGATGTTCAAAATAATATTTCTAATGATTGGGATAAACAAGATATTCTTCATAAATGTGTAGAGACAAGAAAAGAAGGTAAGCCTTTTATATTTTATGAAGGACCTCCTACAGCAAATGGAAGACCTGGTATTCACCATGTTATTGCAAGAACTTTAAAGGATTCTGTATGTAGATATAAAACAATGACAGGCCATCAAGTAAAAAGAAAAGCAGGATGGGATACTCATGGACTTCCTGTAGAAATTGAAGTAGAAAAACAATTAAATTTATCTAATAAGCAAGAAATTGAAAATTATGGAATGGATAAATTTAATGAAAAATGTAGAGAATCTGTATTTTCTTATGAAAGACAATGGAGAGAAATGACAAGAAGAATGGGTTATATGATTGATTTAGACAATCCATATATTACTCTTGATAACAATTATATTGAATCTGTATGGTGGATCTTAAATAAGTTTTTTAAAGAAGATTATATCTATGAGGGACACAAGATATTACCATATTGTCCAAGATGTGGAACAGGACTTGCTTCTCATGAAGTAGCACAAGGATATAAGGAAATAAAATCTAATACTGTTATTGTGGCATTCAAAAGAAAAGATGTTGATGAATATTTCTTGGTATGGACAACTACTCCATGGACATTATCTTCAAATGTTGCATTAGCTGTTCATCCAGGAGAGACTTATTTAAAAGTAAAAGCACAAGGAAATATTTATTATGTAGTTAGTCAGCTTGCAAATAAAGTATTGGGAGAAGATTATGAAGTACTTGAAAAACTAAAAGGAAAAGATTTAGAATATATGGAGTATGAACAATTAATGCCTTTTGTAGAACCAGATAAAAAAGCATTCTTTGTGACTGTAGCAGATTATGTTACTACAGATGATGGAACAGGTATTGTTCATATTGCACCAGCTTTTGGTGAAGATGACTATCAAGTAGGGAGAAAATATAATCTTCCAGTGATTCAGCCAGTTGATGAAAGTGGTAAATATACAACTACTCCTTGGGAAGGAAAGTTTGTAATGGATCCTGAGGTAGATGTAGATATTATCAAATGGCTTCACGCAGAAGGTAAATTATTCAAAAAAGAAAAAGTAGCCCATAATTATCCTCATTGTTGGAGATGTTCTACACCTCTTTTATATTATGCAAAACCAAGCTGGTATATAGAGATGACAAGACTAAAAGATCAATTAATTGAAAATAATAATTCTGTCAATTGGTATCCAGATTATGTAGGAGAAAAGAGATTTGGAAATTGGTTAGACAACTTAAATGATTGGGCATTATCTAGAAATAGATATTGGGGAACGCCTCTTAATATTTGGAGATGTGAATGCGGACATACTACATCTGTTGGATCAAGAAAAGAACTTGTAGAAAAAGCAATAGAAAATATTGATGAGTCTATAGAACTACATAGACCATATGTAGATGACGTTCACTTAAAATGTGAAAAGTGTGGAGGCGGTATGACTAGAGTAACAGAAGTAATTGACTGTTGGTTTGACAGTGGTGCTATGCCTTATGCACAACAACATTATCCATTTGAAAACAAAGAAAATTTTGATGAAGAATTATTCCCAGCAGACTTTATTTGTGAAGGAATTGATCAAACGCGTGGATGGTTTTATTCACTACTTGCTATTTCTACCTTTGTAAAAGGAAAATCTCCATACAAAAATGTATTGGTAAATAATTTAATCCTTGATAAAGAAGGAAGAAAAATGTCAAAATCCAAAGGAAATACGGTAGATCCATTTAAGTTGTTTGATCAGTATGGAGCAGACGTATTAAGATGGTACCTACTTTATGTATCTCCTGCTTGGACACCAACAAGATTTGATGAAGATGGACTAAAAGAAGTACAAAGTAAATTCTTTGGAACAATCAAAAATGTATATAATTTCTTTACATTATATGCTAATACAGATGAAATCAATCCAAAGGAATTCTTTGTACCTTATGAAAATCGCCCAGAATTAGATCAATGGATTTTATCTAAATATAACAACCTAATCAAAGGTGTGAAAGCTGAACTTGCTCAATTTGATTTAACAAAAACAGTAAGAAAAATTCAAGATTTTGTAAGTGAAGATCTATCTAATTGGTATATTAGACGTTCTCGTAGACGTTTTTGGGATACTGAACTTTCAGAAGATAAAAAAGCAGTATACAATACAACTTATGAAATTTTAGTAGGAATTTCCAAACTGGTTGCACCGTTTGCACCATTTCTATCTGAAGAGATTTATAAAAATTTAACAGGAGAAGTTTCTGTACATCTTGCATATTATCCTGAGGTAAGTGAAGAATTAATCAATGAAAAAGTAGAACAAAGAATGGATTTAGTAAGAGACTTAGTAGGATTAGGACGTGCAGCAAGAGAAAAAGAAAAAATAAAAGTACGTCAACCAATACAAAAGATTATGATTGATGGTGAATATGAAGAATTAATTAGTGATTTGGTGCCTTTAATGCAGGAAGAACTAAATGTAAAAGATGTAGTATTTGAAAAAGAATTAAATCAATATATGAACTATAGTTTAAAACCAAACTTCAAAGTAGCAGGACCAATATTTGGAGCAAAAATAAAGCTTTTAGGAAAAGCATTAGGTCAAATGGATGCTTCCGTTGTGGTACCAAAGCTTGAAAATGGAGAAAGCATAGAGGCTTTAGTAGATGGAGAAACATTAGAAATTACAAAGGATCATGTTTTAATTACTATAGCTGCAAAGACAGGTTTTACTGTTGAAATGATGAATAATTTATTTGTCATTTTAGATACAACTCTTACAAAGGAATTAATAGATGAGGGATATGCAAGAGAATTTATTTCAAAGGTACAACAAATGAGAAAAAATAATGGCTATGAAATGATGGACAAAATTCATATCTTCTTTGATGGAGATGATGAAATTACTAATGCTATAGAAATTCATAAAGATTACATTATGAGTGAGACATTAGCAGAAAAAATTGAAAAAGCCTCAGATGATACTTTTGAAAAACAAAATTTAAATGGTCATGATACCGGAATGAAATTAGAAAGACTATAA
- a CDS encoding RAMP superfamily CRISPR-associated protein, which translates to MNKKLKIILKSEAIFNSGEAESNMVHMKALTDEFGFVYFHSKTLKGQLKDHAFWLYELYKYAEKKDKRIEKSKHWFKCIVKLFGITEAELKYRNLEEESKLYKYVEGSLKISNLELEKPVREYFINLFKEDKQSSYYRLTQNDLIQAQTQIRTSIRLKDGVAEQGGLVTYHTVKEGLVFYSELNLLENKSDVKNDLKKVEPSNEECWEVLEKIVKTFHRIGANTHRGRGEIEAVLEN; encoded by the coding sequence ATGAATAAGAAACTAAAGATTATTTTAAAATCTGAAGCGATATTTAATAGTGGAGAAGCTGAAAGTAATATGGTTCATATGAAAGCACTTACTGATGAATTTGGATTTGTTTATTTTCATAGCAAAACACTAAAAGGACAATTAAAAGATCATGCTTTTTGGTTGTATGAATTGTATAAATATGCTGAAAAAAAAGATAAGAGAATTGAAAAATCCAAACATTGGTTTAAATGTATAGTGAAATTATTTGGAATTACAGAAGCTGAATTGAAATATAGAAATTTAGAAGAAGAAAGTAAACTTTACAAATATGTAGAAGGTTCTTTGAAGATTAGCAATTTGGAGTTGGAAAAGCCCGTTAGAGAGTATTTTATAAATTTATTTAAAGAAGATAAACAAAGCAGTTACTATAGATTGACACAAAATGATTTGATACAAGCTCAAACACAAATAAGAACTAGTATAAGATTGAAAGATGGAGTTGCAGAACAAGGAGGATTAGTGACATATCATACCGTAAAAGAAGGATTAGTATTTTATTCTGAATTGAATTTACTAGAGAATAAGTCAGATGTAAAAAATGATTTGAAGAAAGTAGAGCCTAGCAATGAAGAATGTTGGGAAGTACTTGAAAAAATTGTAAAAACATTTCATAGAATAGGGGCGAATACACATAGAGGAAGAGGTGAAATAGAAGCAGTTTTAGAAAATTAG
- a CDS encoding RAMP superfamily CRISPR-associated protein, which translates to MAFYIIDVENLEPLKIGASGSKANQTEATLEHIPGSTLRGAIVSRIFNKYPNLTEIEQIEILTKIKFYNLYPIDKEQQIYVPTPKNLRVDKHIWRSQKNKFEQYKKFKDIENKISCQIDNLIESKNDSLEYEKEHSTTKQPAKNNISYNFVMIGESLKGINIKKTYKLHHDTRKNRNNNTEEKDNLFRYESIDKGQMFRGFIKIEENSSCLDQKIEACFGYSENIYLGGAKTTGYGHCKFKIQKIDATSPSQFIFKNNQRELDDSRLVVLALSDCLFRDEYGQPISEIPKEEIERYFSNAKLEEVYLDIGQTEGYNSKWRARNPKEATIRAGSVWVYNIDAEEKEKFKNKIIQFESILHGDKTQEGYGWLAVNLKYPNEFVFNEMEILNSISKKTKQIDLSEARKIIEEYPSIKIILDGLGDNRKKWLQGIIKYSIDNKESSTEKDNQNKKLFIEDKSKLTQSRRRKMMEILKETEDKIMGIFNETKDKLIKENFKIESTEETKKYIDIRSYIDNNEIFSFKEKNFKKCLEYIQKEITVESEEEKVGEYIEIDQYIENQLNSIKGIHFYFKYLENNRLAKSLFLNELLYEYFYMTNRLNDGRE; encoded by the coding sequence ATGGCTTTTTATATTATAGATGTTGAAAATCTAGAGCCACTAAAAATAGGGGCATCAGGAAGTAAAGCAAATCAAACAGAGGCTACACTTGAGCATATACCAGGATCTACATTACGAGGAGCAATTGTGAGTAGAATTTTTAATAAGTATCCTAATTTGACAGAAATTGAACAAATAGAGATCTTAACTAAAATTAAGTTTTATAATTTGTATCCAATAGATAAGGAACAGCAAATATATGTTCCTACTCCAAAAAATTTAAGAGTAGATAAACATATATGGAGAAGTCAAAAAAATAAATTTGAGCAATATAAGAAATTTAAAGATATAGAAAATAAGATTAGTTGTCAAATTGATAATCTTATCGAATCGAAAAATGATAGTTTGGAATATGAGAAAGAACATAGCACAACAAAACAACCTGCTAAAAATAATATAAGTTATAATTTTGTAATGATAGGAGAGTCACTAAAAGGAATCAATATAAAGAAAACTTATAAATTACACCATGATACAAGAAAAAACAGAAACAATAATACAGAAGAAAAAGATAACTTGTTTCGGTATGAATCTATTGACAAAGGACAAATGTTTAGAGGTTTTATAAAAATTGAAGAAAATAGTTCGTGTTTAGATCAAAAAATAGAAGCTTGCTTTGGATACAGTGAAAATATTTATTTGGGAGGAGCTAAAACAACAGGGTATGGGCATTGTAAGTTTAAAATACAAAAGATAGATGCTACAAGCCCTTCACAATTTATTTTTAAAAATAATCAAAGAGAACTTGATGATTCTCGGTTAGTTGTTTTAGCTTTGTCAGATTGTCTTTTTAGGGATGAATATGGACAACCAATATCAGAAATTCCCAAAGAAGAGATAGAAAGATATTTTTCAAATGCAAAACTTGAAGAGGTGTATTTAGATATAGGACAAACAGAAGGTTACAATTCTAAATGGAGAGCTAGAAATCCAAAGGAAGCAACTATTAGGGCGGGTTCTGTATGGGTATATAATATTGACGCTGAGGAAAAAGAAAAATTTAAAAATAAAATTATTCAATTTGAAAGTATATTACATGGAGATAAAACTCAAGAAGGATATGGATGGTTGGCTGTAAATCTGAAATATCCTAATGAATTTGTATTTAATGAAATGGAAATATTAAACTCAATTTCAAAAAAAACGAAGCAGATTGATTTATCAGAGGCTAGAAAGATAATAGAAGAGTATCCCTCTATTAAAATTATATTGGATGGCTTAGGTGATAATAGAAAAAAGTGGCTTCAAGGCATAATTAAGTATAGTATTGATAACAAAGAATCTTCAACTGAAAAAGATAACCAAAACAAGAAATTGTTTATAGAAGATAAAAGTAAATTAACTCAAAGTAGAAGAAGAAAGATGATGGAAATTCTAAAGGAAACAGAAGATAAGATTATGGGAATTTTCAATGAAACAAAAGATAAGTTGATAAAAGAAAATTTTAAAATAGAAAGTACTGAAGAAACAAAAAAATATATAGATATTAGAAGTTATATTGATAATAATGAAATATTTAGTTTTAAAGAAAAAAATTTCAAAAAGTGCTTAGAGTATATTCAAAAAGAAATTACTGTTGAATCTGAAGAGGAAAAAGTGGGTGAATACATAGAAATTGATCAATACATAGAAAATCAGTTAAACAGTATTAAAGGAATACATTTCTATTTTAAATACCTAGAAAACAATCGATTAGCAAAAAGTTTATTTTTAAATGAATTATTATATGAATATTTTTATATGACCAATAGATTAAATGATGGGAGGGAATAA
- a CDS encoding DUF6602 domain-containing protein, translated as MSETAKDEKEKLKEIVKAKIKDNYKNMERVICGELEMASKHPGITGHCREEYWIGFFRKIIPQKFTLETGVMIIDSEGNISNEVDIVVFDNQYTPYLFNYGSLKFIPIEAVSIVIECKSTSWTPEGLKNWSKSIDELEAMPIGISRMVNGYIIGLTNGSQQRTSPIKILASIRKNAEDKTIENINEYFDILIYEREESDNISLKVDIPNKDKSLGWWGARLNNNTSSDEDEGLVLDKATKDEYEKLNEERYNNYIEVDYKDEKNEVILKNTLESLNIENNPLLSLNFQLNQLLMLINNPMLFPHFAYANFFK; from the coding sequence ATGAGTGAAACTGCGAAAGATGAAAAAGAAAAGCTAAAAGAAATAGTGAAAGCTAAGATTAAGGATAATTATAAAAATATGGAAAGAGTTATTTGTGGAGAGCTAGAAATGGCTTCAAAACATCCAGGAATAACAGGACACTGTAGAGAAGAATATTGGATAGGGTTTTTTAGAAAAATAATTCCACAAAAATTCACATTAGAAACAGGGGTTATGATTATTGATTCTGAAGGAAATATTTCTAATGAAGTAGATATAGTAGTATTTGACAATCAGTACACACCTTATTTATTTAACTATGGTAGCTTGAAATTTATTCCTATTGAAGCAGTTTCAATAGTCATAGAGTGTAAAAGCACTAGTTGGACACCAGAGGGATTGAAAAATTGGAGTAAGTCTATTGATGAATTGGAGGCTATGCCAATAGGTATATCAAGAATGGTGAATGGATATATAATTGGATTAACAAATGGATCTCAACAAAGAACTAGTCCAATTAAAATATTAGCTAGTATTCGTAAAAATGCTGAAGATAAAACGATTGAAAATATAAATGAATATTTTGATATTTTGATTTATGAAAGAGAAGAAAGTGATAATATTAGTTTAAAGGTTGATATTCCTAATAAAGATAAAAGTTTAGGTTGGTGGGGAGCAAGATTGAATAATAATACTTCTAGTGATGAAGATGAAGGATTGGTATTAGATAAGGCAACTAAGGATGAATATGAAAAACTAAACGAAGAAAGATATAATAATTATATTGAAGTTGATTATAAAGATGAAAAAAATGAAGTAATATTAAAAAATACTTTAGAATCTCTTAACATTGAAAACAATCCATTATTATCTTTGAATTTTCAACTGAATCAATTGCTTATGCTGATTAATAATCCTATGTTGTTTCCACATTTTGCATATGCAAATTTTTTTAAATAG
- the ltrA gene encoding group II intron reverse transcriptase/maturase has translation MNVQKTNDTIDKVRQLQRKLYQSAKSNKSRRFHALYDKIYRKDVLEKAWKQVKTNKGSAGVDEQTIADIEDIGVEKILEEIQIQISKGTYNPPPVLRKEIPKDNGKVRPLGIPTVKDRIIQTATKIVIEPVFEANFKECSYGFRPKKNQHQALDKIRRACNNKGMWVLDADISGYFDNINHMKLLLLVERRISDRRVIKLIRKWLEAGVMKDGIVVQSELGSPQGGVISPLLANIYLDYLDTVWEKHYKHLGKLIRFCDDFVVVCKNYKDVKHTHKAISLIMQRLELNLNKSKTKIISLWEGKEGFDFLGFHNRKVKTKTIDGRIYYTLIQWISNQSIKKIYDKVKKTLDRKTLYVSSKEMVKTLNRKIIGWRNYYGLSPFNKLVKIDKYIRKRLVIWFNNKRQARKRKEFYEIVSRFNDMGLKYVA, from the coding sequence GTGAATGTCCAAAAGACTAACGACACCATAGATAAAGTTCGACAACTTCAAAGGAAACTATACCAATCAGCCAAGAGTAATAAAAGCAGAAGGTTTCATGCTTTATACGATAAGATATATAGAAAAGATGTACTTGAGAAGGCATGGAAACAAGTCAAAACTAATAAAGGAAGTGCAGGAGTAGATGAACAAACTATAGCAGACATTGAAGATATTGGGGTAGAAAAGATATTAGAGGAAATACAAATTCAAATATCAAAAGGAACATATAATCCACCACCAGTATTAAGAAAAGAAATTCCGAAGGATAATGGAAAGGTAAGACCTCTAGGAATTCCCACAGTAAAAGATAGAATAATACAAACAGCAACAAAGATAGTGATAGAACCTGTTTTTGAAGCTAATTTCAAGGAATGTTCTTATGGATTTAGACCTAAGAAAAATCAGCATCAAGCACTTGATAAAATAAGGCGAGCTTGTAATAACAAAGGAATGTGGGTGTTAGATGCAGATATATCAGGATACTTTGATAATATAAATCATATGAAATTATTACTGCTAGTTGAAAGACGAATAAGTGATAGGAGAGTAATTAAGCTTATACGAAAATGGCTAGAAGCAGGAGTAATGAAGGATGGGATAGTTGTTCAAAGTGAACTGGGAAGTCCTCAAGGAGGTGTGATATCTCCATTACTAGCAAATATTTACTTAGATTACCTAGATACGGTATGGGAGAAACATTACAAGCATTTAGGTAAACTAATTAGATTTTGTGATGACTTTGTAGTTGTTTGCAAGAACTATAAAGATGTAAAACATACACATAAAGCTATAAGCCTTATAATGCAAAGATTAGAATTGAATCTAAATAAAAGCAAGACGAAAATTATATCTTTATGGGAAGGAAAAGAAGGTTTTGATTTTCTAGGGTTTCATAATCGTAAGGTTAAGACAAAGACTATAGATGGTAGAATCTACTATACACTTATCCAGTGGATTAGTAATCAATCAATAAAGAAAATATATGACAAAGTTAAGAAGACTCTAGATAGGAAAACCCTATATGTCTCTAGTAAAGAAATGGTTAAGACATTAAATCGAAAGATTATAGGATGGCGAAACTATTATGGATTGTCACCATTCAATAAACTGGTGAAGATTGATAAATATATAAGAAAGCGGCTAGTCATTTGGTTTAACAACAAAAGACAGGCACGAAAGAGAAAAGAATTTTATGAAATAGTAAGTCGATTTAATGATATGGGCCTAAAATATGTTGCTTAA
- a CDS encoding RAMP superfamily CRISPR-associated protein, which produces MNNKIVTYTFHLISETALRIGDGQDQKGIVKNAKNEPIILGTTIGGIIRSFLEKTTAEIKTIHEFMGGESEEKEKREFIKSSVYISDAKILIEYKYEVKEGTKISSEYGSAEKNNKYSLEYLPLGTKVKFNIEKYITDIEDEKIFNKIIYTIAHGFENKNIRLGGHKNNDFGRMKLECLEKKTCDLSTIEAIEDYIANKTIKSEYIKVETLDEDKKIDTYIVKDKFNKITFEMNGKFDYGVYQNYKLDNGVTGIKNNSIPASSIKGILRSEVEKMIRTIRESMNKAYIQNKIEQIFGGNNFLGKICCTDVSISDQDNKNISQVLHIDKEFSKIEEDPSYVKIDRFTGGTFNQALLKQRENRGIAKIQISMQKEYVVKNDLGEEEIVDYTNYIFPVFYTLDRIKKGEVPLGGRTSIGLGTFTANEIKVSMGDHEDLDIKKDLEDYFEKFVRWCKK; this is translated from the coding sequence GTGAATAATAAAATAGTGACATATACTTTTCATCTTATTAGTGAAACAGCCCTCCGAATTGGTGATGGTCAAGATCAAAAGGGGATAGTTAAAAATGCAAAAAATGAACCTATAATATTGGGAACAACTATTGGAGGTATAATCAGAAGCTTTTTAGAAAAAACAACTGCAGAAATTAAAACGATACATGAGTTTATGGGTGGAGAATCAGAAGAGAAAGAAAAAAGAGAATTCATAAAAAGTAGTGTTTATATTAGTGATGCTAAAATATTAATCGAATATAAATATGAAGTTAAGGAAGGAACTAAAATTTCTAGTGAATATGGTTCGGCTGAAAAAAATAATAAATATAGTCTGGAGTATTTACCCTTAGGAACAAAAGTGAAGTTTAATATAGAAAAGTATATAACTGATATTGAGGATGAAAAAATTTTCAACAAAATTATATATACTATTGCACACGGATTTGAAAATAAAAATATTCGTCTAGGAGGACATAAAAATAATGACTTTGGACGTATGAAATTAGAATGTTTAGAAAAGAAAACATGTGATTTATCTACTATAGAAGCTATTGAAGATTATATTGCTAACAAAACCATTAAAAGTGAATATATCAAAGTAGAAACATTGGATGAAGATAAAAAAATAGATACATACATAGTAAAAGATAAATTTAATAAAATCACATTTGAAATGAATGGAAAATTTGATTATGGTGTGTATCAAAACTATAAACTAGATAATGGAGTAACAGGAATAAAAAACAACTCTATACCGGCATCAAGTATAAAAGGGATATTAAGAAGTGAAGTAGAAAAAATGATTAGAACGATTAGAGAATCAATGAATAAAGCTTACATTCAAAACAAAATAGAACAAATATTTGGTGGGAACAATTTTTTGGGAAAAATTTGTTGTACAGATGTAAGTATATCTGATCAAGATAATAAAAACATATCACAAGTATTACATATTGATAAAGAGTTTTCAAAAATTGAAGAAGATCCTAGTTATGTAAAGATTGATAGATTCACAGGGGGAACATTTAATCAAGCTTTGTTAAAACAAAGAGAAAATAGAGGGATAGCCAAAATACAAATATCTATGCAAAAAGAATATGTGGTTAAAAATGATTTGGGAGAAGAAGAAATTGTTGATTATACAAATTATATATTTCCTGTTTTTTATACGCTGGATCGAATCAAGAAAGGGGAGGTTCCATTAGGAGGAAGAACTTCTATTGGCTTAGGAACATTTACTGCGAATGAAATAAAAGTATCTATGGGAGATCATGAAGATTTAGATATAAAAAAGGACTTAGAAGATTACTTTGAAAAATTTGTTAGGTGGTGTAAAAAATGA